From a single Nicotiana tomentosiformis chromosome 2, ASM39032v3, whole genome shotgun sequence genomic region:
- the LOC104115604 gene encoding abscisic acid and environmental stress-inducible protein TAS14-like isoform X1: protein MAQYNEGYGSQGQMRQTDEYGNRVQESGGMGSTGAYGTQQGMGGIGGGEYGTQGQGTGMGTTGGGAYGTQGGTGMGAMGGDQYGTQGTGMGMGTGGMHTQHHEGQQQLRRSDSSSSSEDDGEGGRRKKGMKEKIMEKMPGGHAQQEGEYNQHAQTTYTSTEGGEKKGMMDKIKDKIPGMH from the exons ATGGCACAATACAACGAGGGATACGGTAGCCAGGGGCAAATGCGCCAGACTGATGAATATGGAAACCGGGTCCAAGAAAGTGGGGGCATGGGCAGTACTGGTGCCTATGGAACTCAGCAAGGTATGGGGGGCATAGGTGGTGGAGAATATGGAACCCAAGGCCAAGGTACTGGTATGGGGACCACTGGTGGTGGAGCCTATGGAACTCAGGGTGGTACTGGAATGGGGGCTATGGGTGGAGATCAGTATGGAACCCAAGGTACTGGAATGGGTATGGGTACTGGTGGTATGCATACTCAGCACCATGAGGGCCAACAACAGCTTCGTCGATCCGACAGCTCTAGCTCT TCTGAGGATGATGGAGAAGGTGGAAGAAGGAAGAAGGGAATGAAGGAGAAGATAATGGAGAAGATGCCAGGAGGACATGCCCAACAGGAAGGTGAGTATAACCAACATGCGCAAACAACTTATACTAGTACTGAAGGAGGAGAGAAGAAGGGAATGATGGACAAAATCAAGGACAAGATCCCTGGGATGCACTGA
- the LOC104115604 gene encoding abscisic acid and environmental stress-inducible protein TAS14-like isoform X2 — translation MAQYNEGYGSQGQMRQTDEYGNRVQESGGMGSTAYGTQGGTGMGAMGGDQYGTQGTGMGMGTGGMHTQHHEGQQQLRRSDSSSSSEDDGEGGRRKKGMKEKIMEKMPGGHAQQEGEYNQHAQTTYTSTEGGEKKGMMDKIKDKIPGMH, via the exons ATGGCACAATACAACGAGGGATACGGTAGCCAGGGGCAAATGCGCCAGACTGATGAATATGGAAACCGGGTCCAAGAAAGTGGGGGCATGGGCAGTACTG CCTATGGAACTCAGGGTGGTACTGGAATGGGGGCTATGGGTGGAGATCAGTATGGAACCCAAGGTACTGGAATGGGTATGGGTACTGGTGGTATGCATACTCAGCACCATGAGGGCCAACAACAGCTTCGTCGATCCGACAGCTCTAGCTCT TCTGAGGATGATGGAGAAGGTGGAAGAAGGAAGAAGGGAATGAAGGAGAAGATAATGGAGAAGATGCCAGGAGGACATGCCCAACAGGAAGGTGAGTATAACCAACATGCGCAAACAACTTATACTAGTACTGAAGGAGGAGAGAAGAAGGGAATGATGGACAAAATCAAGGACAAGATCCCTGGGATGCACTGA